From Oncorhynchus mykiss isolate Arlee chromosome 6, USDA_OmykA_1.1, whole genome shotgun sequence, the proteins below share one genomic window:
- the LOC110525195 gene encoding zinc finger CCCH domain-containing protein 13-like, which translates to MDTSSSSGRSPSPTGTVFLPPPIMWNSLYKQAEMEVYFPREEKKTCTEKEAHMLELMGKDQTIRNQKKEMGRLQVCLWEEEKKKRNGGTEKDKIIEQLQSETDHLRALLKDERRRRRVERGILKEWKAEILRLREAESQREAESQRESESQREAESQRDAERQREAERQREAERQREAKRQREAERQREAEREREAERQREAERQREAERQREAERQREAERATEAMEHQRKLQEIHRLNQLLDLLMVDLQLAHVRHVIVIIKRQCIFTQLKMNSGRQRYANPMLTFIPFLNPYLNLTETIPNLYLNPTLGPEPNHHLSQPLCLSSAG; encoded by the exons ATGGACACCTCTTCTTCTTCTGGACGATCTCCGTCTCCTACTGGGACTGTCTTCTTACCCCCTCCTATCATGTGGAACAGTCT CTACAAGCAGGCAGAGATGGAGGTTTACTTcccgagagaagagaagaagacctGTACAGAGAAGGAAGCCCACATGCTTGAGTTGATGGGGAAGGATCAAACGATCCGAAATCAGAAGAAGGAGATGGGCAGACTTCAAGTGTGCCTCTGGGAGGaggaaaagaagaagaggaatGGTGGAACGGAGAAGGACAAGATCATTGAACAATTACAGTCTGAGACAGACCACCTCAGAGCCCTTTTAAAAgatgaaaggaggagaagaagagtagAAAGGGGTATACTGAAAGAGTGGAAGGCTGAGATCctgagactgagggaggcagagagccagagggaggcagagagccagagggagtcagagagccagagggaggcagagagccagagagatgcagaaagacagagagaagcagagagacagagagaagcagagagacagagagaagcaaagagacagagagaagcagagagacagagggaggcagagagagagagggaagcagagagacagagggaggcagagagacagagagaagcagagagacagagggaagcagagagacagagggaagcagagagagccaCAGAAGCAATGGAGCACCAGAGAAAACTGCAGGAGATCCACAGACTCAACCAACTGCTGGATCTACTGATGGTGGACCTACAACTGGCCCACGTAAGACATGTCATTGTTATTATTAAAAGGCAGTGTATATTTACCCAGCTGAAAATGAATAGTGGCAGACAGCGGTACGCTAACCCAATGTTAACTTTCATTCCtttccttaacccttaccttaacctcactgaaactatacctaacctttaccttaacccaaccctaggtCCTGAACCTAACCATCATTTATCTCAACCCCTATGCCTTTCTTCTGCCGGTTGA
- the LOC118964818 gene encoding trichohyalin-like, translating to MFERDQEEENIWKQKQIDMEKEGRERENKRQREIEEIHRRQQQEERQKQMEKEKEREKDNDNQREMELKDQQQKEMEKENMIMREREEAGRRKEGQKNILGEIEGQNELEIEQEREMEEKQEVIKEAEEEYREREERGKEVSMKKHVVVNVKAKAREVFNRRKERRLEVLKGEREHIERGQQIRREKEERRLEMERKQERARQQEDQDKKREIEIARQKEMLRLREEERQREEEREEERKKAIKCLLSLIREREEIIQAKKREEMVEEERREILEYKRGDLEEEEKEDDKEDILSPDKSIRRRAVGWVNKKWEKRNIRKIERTYQREAEEGHKIVHIAIPGHTRLTSTMTRAEREREKRKELLKAEERRKKMEDFNKQWRERSLLKKQTHQQLKEERERMKENYLEQMNLEADAQINNRCLTTQHSHDYNHGQELPGWANGQQVSQEPTGSADGHQERPRRQQAWAENQEGSSENQQEGPENHQGGPDSQQLEAPEEVETSERISKTKKKPSIWKKIRMR from the exons atGTTTGAGAGagatcaagaagaagaaaatatatgGAAACAGAAGCAAATTGAcatggagaaggagggaagagagagggagaacaagagacagagagagatagaagagatacACAGACGACAAcaacaagaggagagacagaaacaaatggagaaggagaaagaaagggagaaagacaatgacaatcagagagagatggaattaaAAGATCAGcaacagaaagagatggagaaagaaaatatgattatgagagaaagagaggaagcagGAAGAAGAAAGGAAGGGCAGAAAAATATTTTGGGGGAAATTGAGGGACAGAATGAACTGgagatagaacaggagagagagatggaagaaaagCAGGAAGTGATtaaggaagcagaggaagagtacagggaaagagaagagagaggaaaggaagtaaGCATGAAGAAACATGTAGTAGTTAATGTTAAAGCAAAAGCACGGGAAGTCTTCAATAGGCGtaaagagaggaggttagaagTGTTGAAGGGGGAACGAGAACACATAGAAAGAGGACAACAaatcaggagggagaaggaggaaagacGGCTGGAGATggaaagaaaacaggagagggcAAGACAACAAGAGGACCAGGATAAAAAACGAGAGATTGAAATTGCTAGACAGAAAGAAATGTTGAGactaagagaggaggagaggcagagagaggaagagagagaggaggagagaaagaaagccaTTAAATGCCTTTTATctttaatcagagagagagaagaaataatACAGGCAAAAAAAAGAGAGGAGATGGTGGAAGAGGAAAGAAGGGAGATCCTTGAGTACAAGAGGGGTgacttagaggaggaggagaaggaagatgaCAAGGAGGACATTCTCTCACCCGATAAAAGTATCCGAAGGAGAGCTGTGGGCTGGGTGAACAAGAAGTGGGAGAAGAGGAACatcagaaagatagagagaacgtatcagagagaggctgaggagggccATAAGATCGTCCACATAG CCATCCCTGGACACACAAGGCTAACATCCACCATGAcccgggcagagagagagagggagaagaggaaggagctGCTGAAGgctgaggagagaaggaagaagatGGAGGATTTCAATAAGCAGTGGAGAGAGCGGTCCCTGCTTAAAAAACAGACTCATCAAcaactgaaggaggagagggagaggatgaaggaaAACTACCTGGAGCAGATGAATCTGGAGGCTGATGCTCAAATCAACAACCGGTGTCTAACCACCCAACACAGCCACGATTACAACCACGGTCAGGAGTTGCCCGGGTGGGCCAATGGCCAACAAGTAAGCCAAGAGCCCACTGGATCTGCTGATGGCCACCAGGAAAGGCCAAGGAGGCAACAGGCATGGGCAGAGAACCAGGAGGGGAGTTCAGAGAACCAGCAGGAGGGGCCAGAGAACCATCAGGGGGGGCCAGACAGCCAGCAGCTAGAAGCTCCAGAAGAGGTTGAAACATCAGAGCGAATATCCAAGACAAAGAAAAAGCCAAGCATCTGGAAGAAAATTAGGATGAGGTAA